One Catalinimonas alkaloidigena DNA window includes the following coding sequences:
- a CDS encoding glycosyl hydrolase family 28 protein, with amino-acid sequence MRQPTLFRLLVAVGLLFSFQLKETQVRIFMIGDSTMANKPLDENPERGWGQLFPTLFDSTVAIQNHAVNGRSTKSFRDEGRWDSVMVQLQPGDWVFIEFGHNDEKSQDPSRYASPKDYQKNLERFIKEAQAKGARPILLTPTVRRKFNANGQLEATHGDYPDAARKAAKKTKVPMIDMTVLTRELVSGLGDEASKRLYLWMPGGVYDRAPDGKQDDTHFSEYGALHMAGLVARELQKQGIPLAEHLKTTAFADLRAYELPLIDEPHFKKDTFDIRQYGAKPDGVTLNTDAINQAIAACSENGGGVVHIPAGLWLTGPLALKSHVNLYAAEGALVQFSDDPADYPLIETNWEGMDAIRNMSPIYGKGLEDVAVTGRGLFDGGGDAWRPVTKGKMTESQWTNLVASGGVVNEAGDTWYRSEQALRASKTTKPGVIAAGYTLENAQEVKDFLRPNMVSLIECKRVLLEGVTFQNSPAWCLHPLLSEHVTLRGLTVRNPWYGKNGDGVDLESTRYVLVEDCTFDVGDDGICLKSGRDEEGRKRGIPTENVIIRNSTVFHAHGGFVVGSEMSGGVRNIYASNCTFVGTDIGIRFKTTRGRGGVVDQVYLTDINMADILGEAILFNMYYAAQDPVALVGENRALPDMKPEPVNDGTPQFKDIFMQNVFCRSAAKAITMRGLAEMNIRNVRLENAVLRADEGATIAETDGLTLKNVQLVPLKEQTAFHIHNSRNLVLENVRVGGMAQRLLSVTGSRTGTIQVVDASGESPLQPNEYGEGVSADVVQSGR; translated from the coding sequence ATGAGACAACCTACCCTCTTCCGCCTGCTGGTCGCCGTTGGCCTTTTGTTTTCGTTTCAGCTGAAAGAAACGCAGGTCCGCATTTTTATGATCGGCGATTCGACCATGGCCAACAAACCCCTCGACGAAAATCCCGAGCGGGGCTGGGGTCAATTGTTCCCGACCCTGTTCGATTCGACGGTGGCGATTCAGAACCACGCGGTGAATGGCCGCAGCACCAAAAGTTTCCGCGACGAAGGCCGGTGGGATTCGGTGATGGTACAGCTGCAACCTGGCGACTGGGTCTTCATTGAGTTCGGACACAACGACGAGAAAAGCCAGGACCCTTCGCGCTACGCCTCGCCGAAAGACTACCAGAAAAACCTGGAACGGTTTATTAAAGAAGCGCAAGCGAAAGGCGCGCGTCCCATTCTGCTGACGCCCACCGTGCGCCGGAAATTCAACGCGAACGGCCAGTTGGAAGCAACCCACGGCGACTATCCCGACGCCGCCCGCAAGGCCGCGAAAAAAACAAAAGTGCCGATGATCGACATGACCGTGCTGACGCGCGAGTTGGTGTCGGGCCTGGGCGACGAAGCATCGAAGCGGCTCTACCTCTGGATGCCGGGCGGCGTCTACGACCGCGCCCCCGACGGCAAACAGGACGACACCCATTTTTCGGAATACGGCGCGCTGCACATGGCCGGCCTGGTCGCCCGCGAACTTCAAAAGCAAGGCATTCCTTTGGCAGAACACCTGAAAACCACCGCCTTCGCCGACCTACGGGCCTACGAACTGCCCCTGATCGACGAGCCCCACTTCAAGAAAGATACCTTCGACATCCGCCAGTACGGCGCGAAACCGGACGGCGTCACGCTCAACACCGACGCGATCAATCAAGCCATTGCGGCCTGTTCCGAAAACGGCGGCGGTGTCGTCCACATCCCGGCGGGACTGTGGCTGACCGGTCCGCTTGCCCTGAAAAGTCACGTCAACCTCTATGCCGCCGAGGGGGCGCTGGTGCAGTTCAGCGACGATCCGGCCGACTATCCGCTCATCGAAACGAACTGGGAAGGAATGGACGCCATCCGCAACATGTCGCCGATCTACGGCAAGGGCCTGGAAGACGTGGCCGTGACCGGTCGGGGCCTTTTCGACGGCGGCGGCGATGCGTGGCGCCCCGTCACCAAAGGCAAGATGACCGAAAGCCAGTGGACCAATCTGGTCGCCTCCGGGGGCGTGGTGAACGAAGCGGGCGACACGTGGTACCGCTCCGAACAAGCGCTGCGCGCCTCGAAGACCACCAAACCGGGCGTGATTGCGGCAGGCTATACCCTGGAAAACGCGCAAGAGGTCAAAGACTTTCTGCGGCCCAACATGGTCAGCCTCATCGAATGCAAGCGTGTGCTGCTGGAAGGCGTCACGTTCCAGAACTCCCCGGCATGGTGCCTGCATCCGCTCCTGAGCGAGCACGTCACGCTACGCGGCCTGACGGTGCGCAATCCGTGGTACGGCAAGAACGGCGACGGCGTCGACCTGGAATCGACGCGCTACGTGCTGGTGGAAGACTGCACCTTCGACGTGGGCGACGACGGCATCTGCCTGAAATCGGGCCGCGACGAAGAAGGGCGCAAGCGCGGCATCCCGACCGAAAACGTGATCATCCGCAACTCGACCGTATTCCATGCGCACGGCGGCTTTGTGGTGGGCAGCGAAATGTCGGGCGGTGTACGGAACATCTATGCGTCGAACTGCACCTTCGTGGGAACCGACATTGGCATCCGCTTCAAAACGACGCGCGGCCGGGGCGGCGTGGTCGATCAGGTTTACCTCACGGACATCAACATGGCCGACATCCTGGGCGAAGCGATCCTGTTCAACATGTACTACGCCGCGCAGGACCCCGTGGCACTGGTCGGTGAGAACCGCGCGCTGCCCGACATGAAGCCGGAACCGGTGAACGACGGCACGCCGCAGTTCAAAGACATTTTCATGCAAAACGTCTTCTGCCGGAGCGCGGCCAAAGCCATCACGATGCGCGGCCTGGCCGAAATGAACATCCGGAACGTACGGCTTGAAAACGCCGTGCTCCGCGCCGACGAAGGCGCGACCATCGCGGAAACCGACGGCCTTACGCTGAAGAATGTCCAACTGGTGCCGCTGAAAGAACAGACCGCCTTTCACATCCACAACAGCCGCAACCTGGTGCTCGAAAACGTGCGCGTCGGCGGCATGGCCCAACGGTTGCTGAGCGTGACCGGCTCGCGGACGGGCACCATTCAGGTAGTCGACGCCTCGGGCGAGAGCCCGCTTCAACCGAACGAATACGGCGAAGGCGTCTCGGCCGACGTAGTGCAAAGCGGTCGATAA